From a single Fulvivirga ulvae genomic region:
- a CDS encoding TolC family protein, whose translation MKFKISLVLGFVLLTGAATAQQEGAKGLSLQECIEYALNNNQDVINAAYEKEIAQTQVGETLSRGLPQVNIDAGINYNFEPQKSLLDASTFDPSVPEGQEVELSFQQKYDGNVALSVRQLIFDGSFFVGLQASKTYKELSTKEHIKTQIDVVEAVSKAYYNVLVTEEQFELLQVNLARLDTLLNETQIMYDNGFAEKIDVSRLKVQHNNLKVQVENTEKLLTVNRDLLKFQMGMPITETIALTDQLEEVVFTEPTLDSEGFNYTERIEYSQLQTNMALANLDLKNNKVQYIPTLYANFNYGYNTQTSESSQLFETNRWLNFGTAGLSLNIPVFDGFLKSNRIQKNKIQIRQIEKSFEQMENSIDLQINQTKINMVNSLEQMKAQRENMELAEEIYNVTKIKYQEGVGSNFEVVEADADYKEAQTNYYNALYDALVAKVELEKAYGTLLK comes from the coding sequence ATGAAGTTTAAGATCAGCTTAGTTTTAGGATTTGTATTGTTGACAGGAGCAGCAACAGCACAGCAGGAGGGAGCTAAGGGCCTTTCATTACAAGAGTGTATAGAATATGCTCTTAATAACAATCAGGATGTAATAAACGCGGCATATGAAAAAGAGATAGCGCAAACCCAGGTGGGAGAAACGCTGAGCAGAGGTTTGCCGCAGGTAAATATAGATGCGGGGATCAACTACAATTTTGAGCCGCAGAAGTCTTTGCTGGATGCCAGTACTTTTGACCCCAGTGTTCCTGAAGGTCAGGAAGTAGAGCTTTCTTTTCAGCAAAAATATGATGGTAACGTTGCACTTTCTGTTCGTCAGTTAATTTTCGACGGTTCATTCTTCGTGGGATTACAGGCTTCAAAAACATATAAGGAGCTATCTACCAAGGAGCACATCAAAACTCAAATTGATGTTGTGGAGGCGGTGTCAAAAGCGTACTACAATGTGCTGGTCACAGAAGAGCAGTTTGAGCTGCTGCAGGTGAATTTAGCCAGGCTCGATACATTGCTCAATGAAACGCAAATCATGTATGATAATGGTTTTGCAGAGAAGATTGATGTAAGTAGGTTAAAAGTACAACACAATAACCTTAAGGTGCAGGTTGAAAATACTGAAAAACTACTTACAGTAAACCGCGATTTGCTGAAGTTCCAGATGGGAATGCCCATTACTGAGACAATTGCGCTGACAGATCAGCTTGAGGAGGTTGTATTTACAGAACCCACTTTGGATAGTGAAGGTTTTAACTATACAGAGCGGATAGAATATTCGCAGCTCCAAACCAATATGGCCCTGGCCAATCTTGATCTTAAAAATAACAAAGTACAGTATATACCTACGTTATATGCAAACTTTAACTATGGTTATAATACTCAAACCAGTGAATCAAGCCAGCTATTCGAGACAAACAGGTGGCTGAACTTCGGAACTGCAGGGCTTTCATTGAATATTCCCGTATTTGATGGTTTCCTGAAGAGCAACAGGATCCAAAAAAACAAGATCCAGATCAGGCAAATCGAAAAATCATTTGAGCAGATGGAAAATAGCATTGATCTTCAAATCAATCAGACGAAGATCAATATGGTAAATTCACTGGAGCAGATGAAGGCTCAGAGGGAAAACATGGAACTGGCTGAGGAGATATATAATGTAACCAAAATTAAATACCAGGAGGGAGTGGGCTCCAACTTTGAGGTGGTCGAAGCCGACGCTGATTATAAGGAGGCACAAACAAACTATTATAATGCTCTTTATGATGCATTGGTTGCCAAAGTGGAGCTTGAAAAAGCATATGGTACTTTACTTAAATAA
- a CDS encoding efflux RND transporter periplasmic adaptor subunit, with amino-acid sequence MKTKIALLFVAVSLLSACNNNENDSVESLVAQGDLEKIRAKKGELTAQVRRLEKELSLLDSAIDAKSTNHKMPLVTTYKIEKKTFQHYIELQGDVTTKQNVLVYPEMPGTLLKIYVTEGDRVSKGQLLATLDHGGMASQLQQQKTQLALAETTFERQKRLWEQKIGTEIQFLEAKARYEAQADAVRQLQSQLDKYSIRAPFNGIVDDVIKDQGTVVSPGPGSEIFRIVNLSDMFINVDVPESHLTSVKEGKKVQVYFPVLNDTIDSKVRQAGNYINPNNRAFNVEVPVPNKNGQIKPNLSAKVFINDYTNEEAILIPQGIISENAEGEQYVYVATEVDKENTAVAEKRIISTGKSQGNLVEVVEGLSDGESLVDEGARRVKAGQEVQIIKQIAE; translated from the coding sequence ATGAAAACAAAAATAGCATTACTTTTTGTAGCCGTTTCATTGCTGTCGGCTTGTAATAACAACGAAAATGACTCTGTCGAAAGCCTCGTGGCGCAAGGAGACCTGGAAAAAATAAGAGCAAAAAAGGGAGAGCTAACTGCCCAGGTCAGGAGATTGGAGAAGGAATTATCGCTTCTGGACTCTGCTATTGATGCAAAGAGCACAAACCATAAGATGCCATTGGTTACTACCTATAAAATTGAGAAGAAGACTTTTCAGCATTACATAGAGCTTCAGGGAGATGTAACCACAAAGCAGAATGTGCTTGTATACCCTGAAATGCCAGGTACTTTGCTTAAGATTTATGTTACTGAGGGTGACAGGGTAAGCAAAGGACAGTTGCTCGCTACTCTGGACCATGGTGGTATGGCCAGTCAGTTGCAACAGCAAAAGACACAACTGGCTCTGGCTGAAACTACTTTTGAGAGACAAAAAAGGCTATGGGAGCAAAAAATCGGAACGGAAATTCAATTCCTTGAGGCAAAGGCCAGGTATGAAGCCCAGGCAGACGCTGTCAGACAGTTGCAGAGCCAGTTAGATAAATACTCTATAAGAGCACCTTTTAACGGTATTGTAGATGACGTAATAAAAGACCAGGGAACAGTGGTAAGCCCTGGCCCGGGGTCTGAGATCTTTAGAATTGTAAACCTATCAGATATGTTTATCAATGTAGATGTGCCGGAGTCACACCTTACCAGTGTTAAAGAAGGTAAGAAAGTCCAGGTTTATTTTCCTGTGCTCAATGATACCATTGATTCAAAGGTAAGACAGGCCGGTAACTACATCAACCCTAATAACAGGGCATTTAATGTGGAGGTGCCGGTACCAAATAAGAATGGGCAGATAAAGCCAAACCTTTCTGCTAAGGTATTTATCAACGATTATACCAATGAGGAGGCTATTCTTATTCCGCAGGGTATTATTTCTGAAAATGCCGAAGGAGAGCAATATGTATACGTAGCTACTGAAGTGGACAAAGAGAATACCGCAGTAGCTGAGAAGAGGATCATATCTACAGGCAAGTCCCAGGGAAACCTCGTGGAAGTAGTAGAGGGATTGTCTGATGGCGAATCGCTGGTAGATGAAGGTGCCAGAAGAGTGAAAGCAGGACAGGAAGTTCAAATAATAAAGCAAATAGCAGAATGA
- a CDS encoding efflux RND transporter permease subunit, which yields MSKQQKKVDKEFWFSSWAIDNASVIYVMIGIFLVVGISSYFSMPREDFPEVKETKIYISTPYPGNTAEDIERLITDPLEDQLKNVSNVVEIISTSQEDYSIITVEFDENISVDAAKQKVKDKVDAEKAGEDWPLFNGAKVEPNVFDLNLSEEFPIMNINISGDYPVDKLKEFGEYLEDEIEDLPQIKEVDIRGAQEKEVEVAVDIYKMMAAKVSFDDVLQAIGNGNTTMSAGNLKTNGQRRTIRVLGEIDDPKELENFVVKHENNAPVYLKDIATVSFEAQDKTTFAREFGHPVVMLDVKKRAGKNMIEAANSIREIIDEAKAEHFPPDIDITISNDSSSKTLNQVEDLVNNIIFGIILVVTVLMFFLGFRNALFVGFAIPMSMFMSFTILSALGYTLNTMILFGLIMGLGMLVDNGIVVVENVYRLMEEEGYSRMKAAKQGIGEIAFPIIISTATTVAAFVPLAMWPGVMGEFMKFFPITLSVVLGSSLFVAIFMNSMLVSQLMDTEDKELKVKQLIRITVILVGLGAVIFIFGGAVKGLGTLLVFTAIMFWVYKYLIKKSALRFQRRTLVKFENLYEKLLKHALRKRNVYWYSGVMVVLLFAAFMSFGISVGSGRTKVEFFPDNTPNQIIVYIEYPEGTAIEKTNKITKAIEDRVYAIINDPEYKDGDYNYLVESSVSQVGEGAGNPQTDGGSSAEMPHRAKITTSMREYKYRRGKDSEKLRQKVQDALKGIYPGVVISVEKDAVGPPAGYPINIELEGRDYDELIATAENMRNFINGKSIAGIDELKIDVNRSKPSMQVSVDREKAGELGIAVGQVGSQLRRSIFGEKAGVYKKHGEDYDINVRFNEDIRYNPSVIFNQNITFRDQSTGQIKEVPVSAVAYKKNTSGFSAIKHRDTKRVVTVYSALAPGYTDAGAIVSEIQEAMQLYKGLPQGIKIDYTGQIEEQTKQMTFLMGAFFAGLGLIMLLLVFQFGGISKPSIIMIAIFLSFIGVFGGLILTGWPFVIMMTMMGIISLAGIVVNNGVVLLDYAQLLIDRKKVQSNMDDEDMLDKEEARAQIVKAGKARLRPVILTAVTTVLGLIPLAVGLNIDFFSLFGEFDPKIYIGGDNVIFWGPLAWTVIFGLIVATFLTLIIVPVLYTIVYRIKYWFYQKRIARKERKAKAKASANSSSNSKAEAEVAYNV from the coding sequence ATGAGCAAACAACAAAAGAAAGTAGATAAGGAATTTTGGTTCTCATCATGGGCCATAGATAACGCTTCTGTGATCTATGTTATGATCGGAATTTTCCTGGTCGTTGGAATCTCTTCTTACTTTTCAATGCCTCGTGAAGATTTCCCTGAAGTAAAGGAGACTAAGATCTATATAAGTACTCCTTATCCTGGTAATACTGCAGAGGATATTGAAAGACTTATTACTGATCCTCTTGAAGATCAGTTGAAGAACGTCAGCAATGTGGTAGAAATCATTTCTACCTCTCAGGAGGATTATTCTATTATCACTGTAGAATTTGATGAGAATATCTCTGTGGATGCTGCCAAGCAAAAGGTAAAGGACAAAGTAGATGCTGAAAAGGCGGGAGAAGACTGGCCTTTGTTTAACGGGGCCAAGGTTGAACCCAATGTTTTTGACCTGAACCTTTCTGAGGAGTTTCCTATCATGAATATTAATATTTCAGGAGACTACCCTGTTGACAAGCTCAAAGAGTTCGGTGAATACCTTGAGGATGAAATAGAAGATTTGCCGCAGATCAAGGAAGTGGACATTCGCGGTGCGCAGGAGAAGGAAGTTGAGGTTGCTGTTGATATCTACAAGATGATGGCTGCTAAAGTGAGCTTTGACGATGTTTTGCAGGCTATTGGCAATGGAAATACCACTATGTCTGCGGGAAATTTAAAAACCAACGGGCAGCGCAGGACGATAAGGGTACTGGGAGAGATAGACGATCCTAAGGAGCTTGAAAATTTTGTTGTAAAACATGAAAACAATGCTCCGGTATACCTGAAGGATATTGCTACTGTGAGTTTTGAGGCGCAGGATAAAACTACCTTTGCGAGGGAGTTTGGCCACCCTGTGGTAATGCTTGATGTGAAGAAGCGTGCAGGTAAAAATATGATTGAAGCGGCTAACAGCATCAGAGAGATAATTGATGAAGCAAAAGCTGAACATTTTCCACCGGATATAGATATTACCATATCAAATGATTCGTCTTCCAAAACCCTTAATCAGGTGGAAGACCTGGTGAATAACATCATTTTCGGGATCATACTGGTTGTTACCGTGCTCATGTTCTTCCTAGGCTTCAGGAATGCCCTCTTCGTAGGTTTTGCTATTCCTATGTCCATGTTTATGTCATTTACCATCCTGTCGGCGTTGGGCTATACGCTCAATACCATGATACTCTTTGGGTTGATCATGGGACTGGGGATGCTGGTTGACAATGGTATTGTGGTAGTGGAGAATGTGTACAGGCTTATGGAAGAGGAAGGCTATAGCAGGATGAAGGCTGCTAAGCAGGGGATAGGGGAGATTGCTTTTCCTATTATTATATCAACAGCTACAACTGTTGCTGCATTTGTGCCGTTGGCTATGTGGCCGGGTGTGATGGGAGAGTTTATGAAGTTTTTCCCGATCACGTTATCGGTTGTACTGGGGTCATCGCTCTTCGTAGCAATTTTCATGAATTCAATGCTGGTGTCCCAGTTGATGGATACTGAGGATAAAGAATTAAAGGTAAAGCAGCTCATCAGGATCACTGTAATTTTGGTAGGTCTGGGAGCAGTGATCTTTATATTTGGAGGTGCGGTAAAAGGCCTGGGTACACTTTTGGTCTTCACGGCCATCATGTTCTGGGTATACAAATACCTGATCAAGAAAAGTGCACTTCGTTTTCAGAGAAGAACACTCGTGAAGTTTGAAAATTTATACGAGAAGCTGCTTAAGCATGCTTTAAGAAAGCGCAATGTATACTGGTACTCTGGGGTGATGGTAGTTCTTCTGTTTGCAGCCTTTATGTCTTTTGGTATTTCGGTAGGCTCAGGTAGAACGAAAGTTGAGTTTTTCCCTGACAATACGCCAAACCAGATCATAGTCTATATAGAATACCCTGAAGGTACGGCAATTGAAAAAACCAATAAGATTACCAAGGCGATAGAAGATCGGGTTTACGCGATTATCAATGACCCTGAATATAAAGATGGAGATTACAATTATCTTGTTGAGTCATCTGTGTCGCAGGTAGGTGAAGGTGCGGGAAATCCGCAAACTGATGGAGGGTCGTCTGCCGAGATGCCGCACAGGGCAAAGATAACCACTTCCATGCGTGAGTATAAATACCGCAGGGGCAAGGACTCTGAAAAGCTGCGTCAAAAAGTGCAGGATGCATTAAAAGGGATTTACCCCGGCGTGGTTATTTCGGTAGAAAAAGATGCCGTAGGACCTCCTGCGGGTTACCCTATCAATATCGAGCTTGAGGGACGTGATTATGATGAGCTGATTGCTACAGCCGAAAATATGAGGAACTTCATCAATGGCAAGAGTATTGCAGGTATTGATGAACTGAAAATCGATGTGAACAGGAGTAAGCCTTCCATGCAGGTGAGTGTTGACAGAGAAAAGGCCGGAGAGCTGGGAATAGCTGTAGGGCAGGTAGGAAGCCAGCTACGAAGATCAATCTTTGGAGAGAAGGCCGGTGTCTACAAAAAGCACGGGGAAGACTATGATATCAACGTTCGTTTCAATGAAGATATTCGTTACAACCCAAGTGTCATATTTAACCAGAATATTACTTTCAGGGATCAGTCAACCGGGCAGATAAAAGAAGTACCCGTATCTGCAGTGGCCTATAAGAAAAACACATCCGGCTTTAGTGCTATTAAACACCGGGATACCAAAAGAGTGGTTACGGTTTACTCCGCTCTTGCACCAGGTTATACAGATGCAGGGGCTATTGTATCTGAGATACAGGAAGCTATGCAGTTGTACAAAGGTCTTCCTCAGGGCATTAAGATAGACTATACCGGGCAGATTGAGGAGCAAACCAAGCAGATGACCTTTTTGATGGGTGCGTTTTTTGCAGGTCTGGGGCTCATCATGTTGCTTCTTGTATTCCAGTTTGGGGGTATTTCAAAACCTTCTATTATTATGATAGCAATCTTCCTCAGTTTTATTGGGGTATTCGGAGGTTTGATATTGACCGGCTGGCCTTTTGTAATTATGATGACCATGATGGGAATTATATCCCTGGCAGGTATTGTAGTAAACAATGGCGTGGTACTGCTTGATTACGCCCAGCTGTTAATAGACAGGAAAAAAGTACAGTCTAACATGGACGATGAAGACATGCTGGATAAGGAAGAGGCCAGGGCACAAATTGTTAAAGCAGGGAAAGCACGACTCAGGCCGGTAATCCTGACGGCTGTGACAACTGTACTCGGTTTGATACCGCTTGCCGTTGGTCTGAACATTGACTTCTTTTCTCTCTTTGGAGAGTTTGACCCGAAAATCTATATAGGAGGAGACAATGTAATATTCTGGGGGCCGCTGGCCTGGACTGTTATCTTTGGTTTAATAGTCGCTACGTTCCTTACCCTTATTATCGTACCGGTACTATACACTATAGTATATAGAATAAAATACTGGTTCTATCAGAAGCGTATTGCGAGAAAGGAGCGAAAGGCAAAAGCTAAGGCAAGTGCAAATTCAAGCTCAAATTCGAAAGCCGAAGCTGAGGTTGCTTATAATGTCTGA
- a CDS encoding metallophosphoesterase, which produces MNKVLLVLGSFIVLFLIDWYVYSAISLLIRNSTLLTRNIVRYSYWGITMITFLVIVFYNFGNPEWFKGQSRSLIFTGIFINYFSKLFAVLFLFSDDLVRLGKWVATFFQNPEPVSNSKGISRNEFLVKTAVVAGTLPLVAMSWGIISGAHDYRVRRKTIYLPNLPKSFDGIQIGQLSDIHSGSFFNKTAVKGGIEMLMDEKPDVVFFTGDLVNNESSEVKDYINIFDKVNAPLGVYSTTGNHDYGDYRSWSSPKAKQKNFDDLKEAHKLMGYDLLMNEHRMLELNGDKIAILGIENWGTGRFPKYGDMNKAHAGTEEAPVKLLLSHDPSHWDAQVRSEYPDIDLMFAGHTHGFQFGVEIGDFKWSPSQYVYKQWAGLYTEGNQHLYVNRGFGYIGYPGRIGMAPEITILTLKRA; this is translated from the coding sequence ATGAACAAGGTGTTGTTGGTATTGGGGTCATTTATAGTGTTGTTTCTAATCGACTGGTATGTTTACAGTGCCATATCGTTGCTGATTAGAAACAGCACTTTACTTACGCGCAATATTGTCCGGTATTCCTATTGGGGTATTACGATGATAACCTTCCTGGTTATCGTGTTTTACAACTTTGGTAACCCCGAATGGTTTAAGGGGCAGTCCAGAAGTCTGATATTTACAGGGATATTTATCAATTACTTCTCTAAACTTTTTGCCGTTCTCTTTTTGTTTAGTGATGATCTGGTCCGTTTGGGCAAATGGGTGGCCACATTTTTTCAAAATCCGGAGCCTGTAAGCAATTCAAAGGGAATATCACGCAATGAGTTTTTGGTAAAAACGGCGGTTGTAGCGGGTACCTTACCTTTGGTAGCTATGAGCTGGGGCATTATATCGGGAGCCCATGACTACAGAGTTCGGAGGAAAACCATCTACCTGCCTAATCTGCCCAAGTCATTTGATGGCATTCAGATAGGACAACTCTCTGATATACATTCCGGTAGTTTTTTTAACAAAACTGCGGTGAAGGGTGGAATAGAAATGCTCATGGATGAGAAACCGGATGTAGTGTTTTTTACCGGAGACCTGGTGAATAATGAAAGCAGTGAGGTGAAAGATTACATCAACATTTTCGATAAAGTAAATGCTCCCTTAGGTGTATATTCCACTACGGGTAATCATGATTATGGTGATTACCGCTCATGGTCATCTCCCAAAGCCAAACAGAAAAACTTTGATGACTTAAAGGAAGCTCATAAATTAATGGGGTATGACCTGTTGATGAATGAGCATCGGATGCTCGAACTCAACGGTGACAAAATAGCCATACTGGGTATAGAAAACTGGGGTACAGGAAGGTTTCCTAAATACGGAGATATGAATAAAGCTCATGCAGGTACCGAAGAGGCTCCCGTCAAATTGCTGCTGTCGCATGATCCTAGTCACTGGGATGCACAGGTGCGCTCAGAATATCCCGACATTGACCTGATGTTTGCAGGGCATACCCATGGCTTCCAGTTTGGTGTCGAAATTGGAGACTTTAAATGGAGTCCGTCTCAATACGTATACAAACAGTGGGCAGGCCTCTATACTGAGGGCAATCAGCACCTGTACGTTAACCGCGGCTTTGGCTATATCGGCTACCCCGGAAGGATCGGGATGGCTCCTGAAATTACTATTCTTACATTGAAAAGGGCTTAG
- a CDS encoding RNA polymerase sigma factor encodes MTETELIRSCKEGDPKGQKFLFEKYVNPMSRLCLRYLYNESDAVEAMSEGFVKVYRTIQKFQYSGEGSFMAWITKIMVNESLMYLRKSRKLLLNTNLDEAGLHQVTDSYVEKFEAEYLYEAIRKLPHGYGTVFNLYEIEGFSHKEIADLLGITESSSRAQLTRVKSRLRELLENSLNQ; translated from the coding sequence TTGACGGAAACGGAGCTAATCAGATCATGCAAAGAGGGAGACCCTAAGGGACAAAAATTCCTTTTTGAAAAGTATGTAAATCCAATGTCAAGGCTGTGCCTGAGGTATCTGTATAATGAATCTGATGCCGTAGAGGCTATGAGTGAGGGATTTGTCAAGGTTTACAGGACAATACAAAAATTTCAATATTCAGGGGAAGGCAGCTTTATGGCGTGGATCACAAAGATTATGGTTAATGAATCGCTGATGTATTTAAGAAAAAGCCGAAAACTACTCTTGAATACAAATTTGGATGAAGCCGGTCTTCATCAGGTCACCGATTCCTATGTGGAAAAATTTGAAGCAGAATACTTGTATGAAGCTATTAGAAAGTTGCCTCATGGCTACGGTACTGTTTTTAACTTATATGAAATAGAGGGGTTTAGCCATAAAGAAATAGCGGATCTACTTGGTATTACAGAGAGCTCTTCGCGGGCACAATTGACAAGAGTGAAGAGCCGCTTGCGTGAATTACTTGAAAATAGTTTAAACCAATAA
- a CDS encoding head GIN domain-containing protein, producing MKLKLLLTFATLAIACSLYGTDKDPIGPEITRKTLELPVFHSIYVNSNYTVYLKQTNKQEVAVEALTEIYEISEFKVEDGVLHINVQRKKDEKNKSVWAKIDDIKISPTMKLMVSMRDVHELKVNSSGKIVSENSIASNDLDLAVTGSGSMDLDVKGRELKTRISGSGSIAIKGYASDNDVSITGSGSFHAFDCELEKAEVHVSGSGVCEIKVSDTLDAEIYGSGIIKHKGNTKSVTKKVYGSGDVERAY from the coding sequence ATGAAACTAAAGTTGCTACTAACCTTCGCTACTCTGGCTATCGCCTGTAGCCTGTACGGAACGGATAAGGATCCTATTGGTCCGGAAATCACCCGGAAAACACTGGAACTTCCTGTCTTTCACAGCATTTATGTCAACTCTAACTATACCGTTTATCTGAAACAAACCAATAAACAGGAGGTAGCAGTAGAAGCTCTGACAGAAATCTACGAGATCAGTGAGTTTAAAGTGGAAGATGGTGTGCTACACATCAACGTACAGCGCAAAAAAGACGAAAAAAATAAAAGTGTCTGGGCCAAGATCGATGACATTAAAATCTCTCCAACCATGAAGCTTATGGTAAGTATGAGAGATGTACATGAACTGAAGGTAAACAGTTCGGGTAAGATCGTCAGTGAAAACTCTATAGCTTCCAATGATCTCGACCTGGCCGTTACAGGTTCCGGAAGCATGGACCTGGATGTAAAAGGGCGTGAACTCAAAACCAGGATATCCGGCTCGGGGAGCATTGCTATCAAAGGTTATGCCTCTGACAATGATGTCTCCATTACCGGATCCGGTTCATTTCATGCATTTGACTGCGAGCTCGAAAAAGCTGAAGTACATGTGAGTGGGTCGGGAGTATGTGAAATCAAAGTAAGTGATACGCTGGATGCTGAGATTTATGGCAGTGGTATAATCAAACACAAGGGTAATACTAAATCAGTCACCAAAAAAGTTTACGGCTCCGGTGATGTAGAAAGAGCCTATTAG
- a CDS encoding DUF3127 domain-containing protein, with product MNVKGKILEISDTQQVSNSFKKREFVLEYAENPQYPEYLKFEMIQDKCGILDSYKANDEVDVYFNLKGRKWTDPKGEVKYFNSLQAWKIEGASSGGQTPPPAADSGMDQMEEPGWITDGNEDDLPF from the coding sequence ATGAACGTAAAGGGTAAAATTTTAGAAATCTCGGATACCCAACAAGTATCCAACTCATTTAAAAAGAGAGAATTTGTATTGGAATATGCTGAAAACCCTCAGTATCCTGAATATTTGAAATTTGAAATGATCCAGGACAAATGTGGCATTCTGGATAGCTATAAAGCCAACGATGAAGTTGATGTTTACTTTAACCTGAAAGGCAGAAAGTGGACTGACCCTAAAGGTGAGGTAAAATACTTCAACTCTCTACAGGCATGGAAAATTGAAGGTGCATCATCAGGAGGCCAAACCCCACCCCCGGCAGCAGACAGCGGCATGGACCAGATGGAAGAGCCAGGCTGGATCACCGATGGCAATGAAGACGATCTGCCATTTTAA